A single genomic interval of Daucus carota subsp. sativus chromosome 1, DH1 v3.0, whole genome shotgun sequence harbors:
- the LOC108212245 gene encoding beta-adaptin-like protein A isoform X1 — MAPPYQRSPSPSQPSGKGEVSDVKSQLRQLAGSRAPGTDDSKRDLFKKVLSYMTVGIDVSSVFSDMVMCSATSDIVLKKMCYLYVGNYAKYNPDLALLTINFLQRDCKDEDPMIRGLALRSLCTLRVPNLVEYLVGPLGSGLKDKSGYVRMVASIGVVKLYHISASTCVDADFPAMLKHLMLHDQDAQVVANCLFSLQEIWTLEANTSEEASSEREALLSKPVIYYFLNRIKDFNEWAQCIILEMVSKYVPPDSNEIFDIMNLLEDRLQHANGAIVLATIKLFLQLTLDMTDVHQQVYERIKAPLLTQVSLGSPEQSFAVLSHLHLLVMRAPMLFSTAYKHFYCHYNEPFYVKKLKLEMLTAVANESNTYEIVTELCEYAANVDIPMARESIRAVGKIALQQYDVNAIVDRLLQFLEMEKDHVTAETLVLVKDLLRKYPQWSHDCIAVVGNISSKNIQEPKAKAALIWMLGEYAQDMQDAPYVLESLVEKWEDECSAEVRLHLLTSVMKCFFRRPPETQQVLRAVLAAGIADFHQDVHDRALFYYRLLQHNVSVAEGVVNPPKQAVSVFADTQSSEIKDRIFDEFNSLSVVYKKPSYMFTDKEYRGPFAFSEEFGNMSIGVESEETAASSQRVEASDKELLLNTSEKEDKVLSNNGPAYSAPAYDGYLDTAASQVQSDLVSLEPPLPSHPPKTSSGIDLLSLGLSIKPTPAPTAPTLKLNAKPVLDPNTFQQKWRQLQVSVSQEISISPQGVAALANLQSLLRHMQGHSIQCIASGGQSPNYKFFFFAQKSEESSLFLVECIINSLTCKAQLKIKADDESSSQAFSTVFQSALSSYGTS, encoded by the exons ATGGCTCCTCCATATCAGCGATCACCTTCTCCTTCTCAACCGTCtgg GAAAGGAGAAGTTTCTGACGTGAAATCGCAGCTGAGGCAGCTGGCAGGGAGCAGAGCTCCAGGAACTGATGATTCGAAGAGGGATCTTTTCAAGAAGGTTCTCTCTTACATGACAGTTGGGATTGATGTGTCCTCGGTATTTAGTGATATGGTGATGTGTTCAGCGACATCAGATATTGTCTTAAAGAAAATGTGTTATTTGTATGTTGGGAACTATGCAAAGTACAATCCGGATCTTGCACTTTTGACGATTAATTTTCTTCAAAGGGATTGTAAGGATGAAGATCCAATGATTCGTGGATTGGCATTGAGGAGTTTGTGTACACTTCGTGTGCCAAATTTAGTGGAGTACTTGGTGGGGCCATTGGGATCTGGATTAAAAGATAAGAGTGGTTATGTGAGGATGGTTGCATCTATCGGGGTTGTGAAGTTGTATCATATATCTGCTTCAACGTGTGTGGACGCTGATTTCCCTGCAATGCTTAAGCATTTAATGCTTCATGACCAAGATGCTCAG GTGGTTGCAAACTGTTTATTTTCACTACAAGAGATATGGACCTTGGAGGCAAATACTTCTGAGGAAGCATCGAGCGAAAGAGAAGCACTGCTTAGCAAGCCagttatatattactttttaaataG GATCAAAGACTTCAATGAATGGGCacagtgtattattcttgaaatgGTGTCCAAGTATGTACCTCCAGACAGCAATGAAATTTTTGACATAATGAATCTTCTTGAAGATAGACTTCAACACGCAAACGGAGCTATTGTGTTAGCAACTATCAAGTTGTTTCTACAACTTACCTTGGATATGACTGATGTACATCAGCag GTTTATGAGCGCATCAAAGCTCCATTGCTTACTCAAGTCAGCTTAGGAAGTCCGGAGCAgtcctttgcagttttgagcCACTTGCATCTATTGGTCATGCGTGCACCAATGCTATTTTCTACAGCTTACAAACACTTTTACTGCCACTATAATGAGCCGTTCTATGTCAAGAAACTGAAGCTTGAGATGTTGACGGCTGTTGCAAATGAGAGCAATACTTATGAAATAG TGACAGAATTATGTGAATATGCTGCCAATGTTGATATTCCTATGGCTAGGGAATCAATTCGGGCTGTTGGAAAAATAGCCCTCCAACAGTATGATGTTAACGCAATTGTTGACAGGCTGCTTCAGTTCTTAGAGATGGAAAAGGATCATGTGACAGCTGAAACTTTG GTTCTTGTCAAAGATCTTCTTAGAAAATATCCACAATGGAGTCATGACTGCATTGCAGTGGTTGGAAATATCAGCAGCAAAAATATCCAGGAACCTAAAGCCAAGGCAGCTCTGATATGGATGTTAGGGGAGTATGCTCAAGACATGCAAGATGCCCCATATGTTTTGGAAAGTCTGGTTGAAAAGTGGGAGGATGAGTGCTCAGCGGAG GTCCGTCTGCATCTGCTCACATCAGTAATGAAATGTTTCTTCAGAAGACCTCCAGAGACTCAGCAGGTCCTTAGAGCTGTATTAGCAGCTGGTATCGCTGATTTCCATCAg GATGTTCATGATAGAGCTCTATTTTATTACAGGCTTCTGCAGCATAATGTATCTGTGGCAGAAGGAGTTGTTAATCCTCCAAAGCAAGCCGTTTCAGTTTTCGCTGACACTCAAAGTAGCGAGATAAAGGACAGGATATTTGATGAGTTTAATAGTCTCTCTGTTGTATACAAAAAG CCATCCTACATGTTTACTGATAAAGAATATCGAGGACCATTTGCATTTTCAGAAGAATTCGGGAATATGTCTATTGGAGTTGAAAGTGAAGAAACTGCAGCTTCATCTCAGAGGGTAGAGGCCAGTGACAAGGAATTACTTTTAAATACTTCAGAGAAGGAAGACAAGGTTCTCAGTAACAATGGTCCTGCATATAGTGCTCCTGCATATGATGGTTACTTAGATACGGCTGCTTCACAGGTTCAGTCAGATCTTGTATCTTTAGAACCCCCACTGCCATCCCATCCCCCAAAGACTAGCTCTGGCATTGATCTGCTCAGTCTAGGACTGTCAATTAAACCTACCCCTGCTCCTACTGCTCCTACACTGAAGCTTAATGCTAAACCTGTGCTTGATCCGAACACTTTTCAGCAAAAATGGCGACAACTTCAAGTATCTGTGTCACAG GAAATCTCCATAAGTCCACAAGGAGTAGCTGCGTTAGCAAATCTGCAATCCCTTCTACGTCACATGCAGGGCCATTCCATTCAGTGCATAGCTTCAGGTGGTCAATCCCCGAATTATAAGTTCTTCTTCTTTGCACAGAAGTCAGAAGAGTCATCATTATTCCTCGTAGAGTGCATAATCAACTCATTGACCTGTAAAGCACAGTTGAAGATAAAAGCAGATGATGAGAGCTCATCGCAGGCCTTTTCAACAGTGTTCCAATCAGCTTTGTCTAGCTACGGCACGTCTTAG
- the LOC108212245 gene encoding beta-adaptin-like protein A isoform X2, translating to MKGEVSDVKSQLRQLAGSRAPGTDDSKRDLFKKVLSYMTVGIDVSSVFSDMVMCSATSDIVLKKMCYLYVGNYAKYNPDLALLTINFLQRDCKDEDPMIRGLALRSLCTLRVPNLVEYLVGPLGSGLKDKSGYVRMVASIGVVKLYHISASTCVDADFPAMLKHLMLHDQDAQVVANCLFSLQEIWTLEANTSEEASSEREALLSKPVIYYFLNRIKDFNEWAQCIILEMVSKYVPPDSNEIFDIMNLLEDRLQHANGAIVLATIKLFLQLTLDMTDVHQQVYERIKAPLLTQVSLGSPEQSFAVLSHLHLLVMRAPMLFSTAYKHFYCHYNEPFYVKKLKLEMLTAVANESNTYEIVTELCEYAANVDIPMARESIRAVGKIALQQYDVNAIVDRLLQFLEMEKDHVTAETLVLVKDLLRKYPQWSHDCIAVVGNISSKNIQEPKAKAALIWMLGEYAQDMQDAPYVLESLVEKWEDECSAEVRLHLLTSVMKCFFRRPPETQQVLRAVLAAGIADFHQDVHDRALFYYRLLQHNVSVAEGVVNPPKQAVSVFADTQSSEIKDRIFDEFNSLSVVYKKPSYMFTDKEYRGPFAFSEEFGNMSIGVESEETAASSQRVEASDKELLLNTSEKEDKVLSNNGPAYSAPAYDGYLDTAASQVQSDLVSLEPPLPSHPPKTSSGIDLLSLGLSIKPTPAPTAPTLKLNAKPVLDPNTFQQKWRQLQVSVSQEISISPQGVAALANLQSLLRHMQGHSIQCIASGGQSPNYKFFFFAQKSEESSLFLVECIINSLTCKAQLKIKADDESSSQAFSTVFQSALSSYGTS from the exons AT GAAAGGAGAAGTTTCTGACGTGAAATCGCAGCTGAGGCAGCTGGCAGGGAGCAGAGCTCCAGGAACTGATGATTCGAAGAGGGATCTTTTCAAGAAGGTTCTCTCTTACATGACAGTTGGGATTGATGTGTCCTCGGTATTTAGTGATATGGTGATGTGTTCAGCGACATCAGATATTGTCTTAAAGAAAATGTGTTATTTGTATGTTGGGAACTATGCAAAGTACAATCCGGATCTTGCACTTTTGACGATTAATTTTCTTCAAAGGGATTGTAAGGATGAAGATCCAATGATTCGTGGATTGGCATTGAGGAGTTTGTGTACACTTCGTGTGCCAAATTTAGTGGAGTACTTGGTGGGGCCATTGGGATCTGGATTAAAAGATAAGAGTGGTTATGTGAGGATGGTTGCATCTATCGGGGTTGTGAAGTTGTATCATATATCTGCTTCAACGTGTGTGGACGCTGATTTCCCTGCAATGCTTAAGCATTTAATGCTTCATGACCAAGATGCTCAG GTGGTTGCAAACTGTTTATTTTCACTACAAGAGATATGGACCTTGGAGGCAAATACTTCTGAGGAAGCATCGAGCGAAAGAGAAGCACTGCTTAGCAAGCCagttatatattactttttaaataG GATCAAAGACTTCAATGAATGGGCacagtgtattattcttgaaatgGTGTCCAAGTATGTACCTCCAGACAGCAATGAAATTTTTGACATAATGAATCTTCTTGAAGATAGACTTCAACACGCAAACGGAGCTATTGTGTTAGCAACTATCAAGTTGTTTCTACAACTTACCTTGGATATGACTGATGTACATCAGCag GTTTATGAGCGCATCAAAGCTCCATTGCTTACTCAAGTCAGCTTAGGAAGTCCGGAGCAgtcctttgcagttttgagcCACTTGCATCTATTGGTCATGCGTGCACCAATGCTATTTTCTACAGCTTACAAACACTTTTACTGCCACTATAATGAGCCGTTCTATGTCAAGAAACTGAAGCTTGAGATGTTGACGGCTGTTGCAAATGAGAGCAATACTTATGAAATAG TGACAGAATTATGTGAATATGCTGCCAATGTTGATATTCCTATGGCTAGGGAATCAATTCGGGCTGTTGGAAAAATAGCCCTCCAACAGTATGATGTTAACGCAATTGTTGACAGGCTGCTTCAGTTCTTAGAGATGGAAAAGGATCATGTGACAGCTGAAACTTTG GTTCTTGTCAAAGATCTTCTTAGAAAATATCCACAATGGAGTCATGACTGCATTGCAGTGGTTGGAAATATCAGCAGCAAAAATATCCAGGAACCTAAAGCCAAGGCAGCTCTGATATGGATGTTAGGGGAGTATGCTCAAGACATGCAAGATGCCCCATATGTTTTGGAAAGTCTGGTTGAAAAGTGGGAGGATGAGTGCTCAGCGGAG GTCCGTCTGCATCTGCTCACATCAGTAATGAAATGTTTCTTCAGAAGACCTCCAGAGACTCAGCAGGTCCTTAGAGCTGTATTAGCAGCTGGTATCGCTGATTTCCATCAg GATGTTCATGATAGAGCTCTATTTTATTACAGGCTTCTGCAGCATAATGTATCTGTGGCAGAAGGAGTTGTTAATCCTCCAAAGCAAGCCGTTTCAGTTTTCGCTGACACTCAAAGTAGCGAGATAAAGGACAGGATATTTGATGAGTTTAATAGTCTCTCTGTTGTATACAAAAAG CCATCCTACATGTTTACTGATAAAGAATATCGAGGACCATTTGCATTTTCAGAAGAATTCGGGAATATGTCTATTGGAGTTGAAAGTGAAGAAACTGCAGCTTCATCTCAGAGGGTAGAGGCCAGTGACAAGGAATTACTTTTAAATACTTCAGAGAAGGAAGACAAGGTTCTCAGTAACAATGGTCCTGCATATAGTGCTCCTGCATATGATGGTTACTTAGATACGGCTGCTTCACAGGTTCAGTCAGATCTTGTATCTTTAGAACCCCCACTGCCATCCCATCCCCCAAAGACTAGCTCTGGCATTGATCTGCTCAGTCTAGGACTGTCAATTAAACCTACCCCTGCTCCTACTGCTCCTACACTGAAGCTTAATGCTAAACCTGTGCTTGATCCGAACACTTTTCAGCAAAAATGGCGACAACTTCAAGTATCTGTGTCACAG GAAATCTCCATAAGTCCACAAGGAGTAGCTGCGTTAGCAAATCTGCAATCCCTTCTACGTCACATGCAGGGCCATTCCATTCAGTGCATAGCTTCAGGTGGTCAATCCCCGAATTATAAGTTCTTCTTCTTTGCACAGAAGTCAGAAGAGTCATCATTATTCCTCGTAGAGTGCATAATCAACTCATTGACCTGTAAAGCACAGTTGAAGATAAAAGCAGATGATGAGAGCTCATCGCAGGCCTTTTCAACAGTGTTCCAATCAGCTTTGTCTAGCTACGGCACGTCTTAG
- the LOC108212245 gene encoding beta-adaptin-like protein A isoform X3: protein MTVGIDVSSVFSDMVMCSATSDIVLKKMCYLYVGNYAKYNPDLALLTINFLQRDCKDEDPMIRGLALRSLCTLRVPNLVEYLVGPLGSGLKDKSGYVRMVASIGVVKLYHISASTCVDADFPAMLKHLMLHDQDAQVVANCLFSLQEIWTLEANTSEEASSEREALLSKPVIYYFLNRIKDFNEWAQCIILEMVSKYVPPDSNEIFDIMNLLEDRLQHANGAIVLATIKLFLQLTLDMTDVHQQVYERIKAPLLTQVSLGSPEQSFAVLSHLHLLVMRAPMLFSTAYKHFYCHYNEPFYVKKLKLEMLTAVANESNTYEIVTELCEYAANVDIPMARESIRAVGKIALQQYDVNAIVDRLLQFLEMEKDHVTAETLVLVKDLLRKYPQWSHDCIAVVGNISSKNIQEPKAKAALIWMLGEYAQDMQDAPYVLESLVEKWEDECSAEVRLHLLTSVMKCFFRRPPETQQVLRAVLAAGIADFHQDVHDRALFYYRLLQHNVSVAEGVVNPPKQAVSVFADTQSSEIKDRIFDEFNSLSVVYKKPSYMFTDKEYRGPFAFSEEFGNMSIGVESEETAASSQRVEASDKELLLNTSEKEDKVLSNNGPAYSAPAYDGYLDTAASQVQSDLVSLEPPLPSHPPKTSSGIDLLSLGLSIKPTPAPTAPTLKLNAKPVLDPNTFQQKWRQLQVSVSQEISISPQGVAALANLQSLLRHMQGHSIQCIASGGQSPNYKFFFFAQKSEESSLFLVECIINSLTCKAQLKIKADDESSSQAFSTVFQSALSSYGTS from the exons ATGACAGTTGGGATTGATGTGTCCTCGGTATTTAGTGATATGGTGATGTGTTCAGCGACATCAGATATTGTCTTAAAGAAAATGTGTTATTTGTATGTTGGGAACTATGCAAAGTACAATCCGGATCTTGCACTTTTGACGATTAATTTTCTTCAAAGGGATTGTAAGGATGAAGATCCAATGATTCGTGGATTGGCATTGAGGAGTTTGTGTACACTTCGTGTGCCAAATTTAGTGGAGTACTTGGTGGGGCCATTGGGATCTGGATTAAAAGATAAGAGTGGTTATGTGAGGATGGTTGCATCTATCGGGGTTGTGAAGTTGTATCATATATCTGCTTCAACGTGTGTGGACGCTGATTTCCCTGCAATGCTTAAGCATTTAATGCTTCATGACCAAGATGCTCAG GTGGTTGCAAACTGTTTATTTTCACTACAAGAGATATGGACCTTGGAGGCAAATACTTCTGAGGAAGCATCGAGCGAAAGAGAAGCACTGCTTAGCAAGCCagttatatattactttttaaataG GATCAAAGACTTCAATGAATGGGCacagtgtattattcttgaaatgGTGTCCAAGTATGTACCTCCAGACAGCAATGAAATTTTTGACATAATGAATCTTCTTGAAGATAGACTTCAACACGCAAACGGAGCTATTGTGTTAGCAACTATCAAGTTGTTTCTACAACTTACCTTGGATATGACTGATGTACATCAGCag GTTTATGAGCGCATCAAAGCTCCATTGCTTACTCAAGTCAGCTTAGGAAGTCCGGAGCAgtcctttgcagttttgagcCACTTGCATCTATTGGTCATGCGTGCACCAATGCTATTTTCTACAGCTTACAAACACTTTTACTGCCACTATAATGAGCCGTTCTATGTCAAGAAACTGAAGCTTGAGATGTTGACGGCTGTTGCAAATGAGAGCAATACTTATGAAATAG TGACAGAATTATGTGAATATGCTGCCAATGTTGATATTCCTATGGCTAGGGAATCAATTCGGGCTGTTGGAAAAATAGCCCTCCAACAGTATGATGTTAACGCAATTGTTGACAGGCTGCTTCAGTTCTTAGAGATGGAAAAGGATCATGTGACAGCTGAAACTTTG GTTCTTGTCAAAGATCTTCTTAGAAAATATCCACAATGGAGTCATGACTGCATTGCAGTGGTTGGAAATATCAGCAGCAAAAATATCCAGGAACCTAAAGCCAAGGCAGCTCTGATATGGATGTTAGGGGAGTATGCTCAAGACATGCAAGATGCCCCATATGTTTTGGAAAGTCTGGTTGAAAAGTGGGAGGATGAGTGCTCAGCGGAG GTCCGTCTGCATCTGCTCACATCAGTAATGAAATGTTTCTTCAGAAGACCTCCAGAGACTCAGCAGGTCCTTAGAGCTGTATTAGCAGCTGGTATCGCTGATTTCCATCAg GATGTTCATGATAGAGCTCTATTTTATTACAGGCTTCTGCAGCATAATGTATCTGTGGCAGAAGGAGTTGTTAATCCTCCAAAGCAAGCCGTTTCAGTTTTCGCTGACACTCAAAGTAGCGAGATAAAGGACAGGATATTTGATGAGTTTAATAGTCTCTCTGTTGTATACAAAAAG CCATCCTACATGTTTACTGATAAAGAATATCGAGGACCATTTGCATTTTCAGAAGAATTCGGGAATATGTCTATTGGAGTTGAAAGTGAAGAAACTGCAGCTTCATCTCAGAGGGTAGAGGCCAGTGACAAGGAATTACTTTTAAATACTTCAGAGAAGGAAGACAAGGTTCTCAGTAACAATGGTCCTGCATATAGTGCTCCTGCATATGATGGTTACTTAGATACGGCTGCTTCACAGGTTCAGTCAGATCTTGTATCTTTAGAACCCCCACTGCCATCCCATCCCCCAAAGACTAGCTCTGGCATTGATCTGCTCAGTCTAGGACTGTCAATTAAACCTACCCCTGCTCCTACTGCTCCTACACTGAAGCTTAATGCTAAACCTGTGCTTGATCCGAACACTTTTCAGCAAAAATGGCGACAACTTCAAGTATCTGTGTCACAG GAAATCTCCATAAGTCCACAAGGAGTAGCTGCGTTAGCAAATCTGCAATCCCTTCTACGTCACATGCAGGGCCATTCCATTCAGTGCATAGCTTCAGGTGGTCAATCCCCGAATTATAAGTTCTTCTTCTTTGCACAGAAGTCAGAAGAGTCATCATTATTCCTCGTAGAGTGCATAATCAACTCATTGACCTGTAAAGCACAGTTGAAGATAAAAGCAGATGATGAGAGCTCATCGCAGGCCTTTTCAACAGTGTTCCAATCAGCTTTGTCTAGCTACGGCACGTCTTAG